A region from the Candidatus Nealsonbacteria bacterium genome encodes:
- the dnaG gene encoding DNA primase, whose amino-acid sequence MNSPIDEIKNRLDILEVVREYVKLEKSGANYRALCPFHSEKTPSFFISPARQIWHCFGGCGEGGDIFKFIMKIEGVEFGDALRILARKAGVELKRQDPKLRTERERLYEISELANQFFQKQLEGVVGKRVVSYLNERGITKESIEKWRIGYAPDSWEELLSFLEKKGYRAEEVERAGLAIRKDGASKYYDRFRRRIIFPILDLNSYPIGFGGRIFESSDEKKEAKYLNTPSTMLYDKSKALYGLTSARIEIRKKDACILVEGYTDVIMSHQAGLENVVSTSGTALTSYQLEALRRYSNNLITAFDMDMAGDSATKRGIDLAQAKGFNIKVANMPEGLDPADIVLKDPNLWIKAISDPISINEFYFQNAFSRSDDKTPEGKKEIAKALLPVIAKISNDIEKDHWVQELSRGLSIDKDAILKELNKNSVERIGSKNIIDSKEDKKTPRKNLLEERSLIIGLKIPGNFKNISKEDRDFFSKESQEIMDLFDKPLEEEIPPAIKEKIDYLSMKAEIDDSTIEPKEELNNCLREIRMLALKKKLNDISKEIKGAEEKDNHVRAQELSNEFNLLCQELQGLQGNI is encoded by the coding sequence ATGAATTCCCCAATAGATGAAATCAAGAACAGGCTTGATATTCTCGAGGTTGTAAGAGAGTACGTTAAGCTAGAAAAATCTGGTGCTAATTACAGAGCTCTTTGCCCATTTCACTCGGAAAAAACCCCATCATTTTTTATTAGTCCAGCACGACAAATCTGGCACTGTTTTGGAGGTTGCGGAGAAGGAGGGGATATTTTTAAGTTTATCATGAAGATAGAGGGAGTAGAGTTTGGTGACGCGCTCCGTATATTAGCCAGGAAAGCAGGGGTTGAATTAAAAAGGCAAGATCCAAAATTACGCACCGAAAGGGAAAGGTTGTATGAAATATCTGAGCTTGCAAATCAGTTTTTTCAAAAACAACTAGAAGGGGTTGTAGGGAAAAGAGTAGTCAGTTACTTAAATGAAAGGGGAATAACAAAAGAAAGTATTGAAAAGTGGAGGATTGGCTATGCTCCTGATAGTTGGGAAGAATTGCTTTCATTTTTAGAGAAAAAGGGATATAGAGCTGAAGAAGTAGAGAGAGCTGGGTTAGCAATTAGAAAAGACGGAGCATCTAAATATTACGATCGATTTAGAAGAAGAATAATTTTCCCTATACTTGACCTTAATTCCTATCCTATTGGATTCGGGGGTCGCATATTTGAATCAAGCGACGAAAAGAAAGAGGCTAAGTACCTCAATACTCCCAGCACCATGCTATATGACAAGAGTAAGGCTCTTTATGGGTTAACCAGTGCTCGTATAGAGATAAGAAAAAAAGACGCCTGTATTTTAGTTGAAGGATACACCGATGTTATAATGTCCCATCAAGCTGGCTTAGAGAATGTAGTATCAACTTCGGGAACTGCTTTGACTTCATATCAATTAGAAGCCTTAAGAAGATATTCTAATAATCTAATTACTGCTTTTGATATGGATATGGCTGGCGACTCAGCTACTAAGAGGGGAATAGACTTGGCTCAAGCGAAAGGGTTTAACATTAAAGTGGCAAATATGCCCGAGGGGCTTGATCCGGCCGACATCGTCTTGAAGGATCCGAATCTTTGGATAAAGGCAATTAGCGATCCAATTTCAATAAATGAATTCTATTTCCAAAATGCTTTTTCAAGATCTGATGATAAGACTCCGGAAGGTAAAAAGGAAATAGCCAAGGCATTGCTCCCGGTAATTGCGAAAATATCAAATGACATTGAAAAAGATCACTGGGTTCAAGAATTATCAAGAGGATTATCTATTGATAAAGATGCAATATTAAAGGAGCTAAACAAGAATTCTGTTGAAAGAATAGGTTCAAAAAATATAATAGATAGTAAAGAGGACAAGAAAACGCCAAGAAAAAATCTTTTAGAAGAAAGATCTTTAATTATCGGATTAAAGATACCGGGTAATTTCAAGAATATATCTAAAGAAGATAGGGATTTTTTTTCCAAGGAATCGCAAGAAATTATGGATCTTTTTGATAAACCTCTTGAAGAGGAAATACCGCCTGCAATAAAAGAAAAAATAGACTATCTTTCTATGAAAGCAGAAATTGATGATTCAACTATTGAGCCAAAAGAGGAGTTAAATAATTGCTTAAGAGAGATAAGAATGCTAGCCTTGAAAAAGAAACTTAATGATATTTCAAAGGAAATCAAGGGAGCTGAAGAAAAAGACAATCATGTAAGAGCCCAAGAACTTAGTAATGAGTTCAATTTGTTATGTCAGGAACTTCAAGGTCTTCAGGGAAATATCTAA
- a CDS encoding glycogen/starch synthase, whose protein sequence is MKNVSLKSITKIILTSKKLKILFVASEAAPFAKAGGLGDVVNSLSSALKELGQDARIMIPYYGTIDRVKYKITEEIKKLKVPTEQPEIKYPIVKIL, encoded by the coding sequence ATGAAAAACGTTTCACTTAAATCTATAACGAAAATAATTTTAACTTCTAAGAAATTAAAGATACTCTTTGTGGCTAGTGAGGCCGCACCTTTCGCTAAGGCGGGTGGTTTGGGTGATGTTGTCAATTCTCTCTCTTCAGCATTAAAAGAACTTGGACAAGACGCTCGAATAATGATCCCCTATTACGGGACAATTGATCGAGTGAAATATAAAATAACTGAAGAAATTAAAAAACTAAAGGTCCCTACTGAACAACCAGAAATTAAATATCCCATAGTTAAAATTCTTTAA
- a CDS encoding aminotransferase class IV, translating to MNEYCFLNGEIIPIKDAKVSILDIGILRGYGIFEVLRTYNEKPFLYDQHFDRFTNSATSMGLKIPFSKEETLSIIKELLFKNGGGNREIRMVLTGGEAIGGIGFDSDKPNFFIINKEIVPLDKKLYQEGVRLMSIDHQRDLPKSKTTNYIFPISNKISMDNKFFDLLYFSNGKVLESSTSNFFIYKDNKIITAKDGVLFGTTRNFVIDLLKNDYEVEERDISIDELKFAEEAFLTATNKDILPVVGIDDRKIGNGMVGENSKIIMELYNKKVKEF from the coding sequence ATGAACGAATATTGTTTTTTAAACGGAGAAATAATTCCCATAAAAGATGCTAAGGTTAGCATTCTTGATATTGGAATTCTTCGGGGTTATGGAATTTTTGAAGTTTTAAGGACCTATAATGAAAAGCCATTTCTTTACGATCAGCACTTCGATAGATTCACTAATTCTGCTACATCTATGGGTCTTAAAATACCTTTTTCAAAAGAAGAAACATTATCAATAATAAAAGAGTTGTTATTCAAGAACGGGGGAGGTAATCGAGAGATTAGAATGGTTCTTACCGGGGGAGAGGCGATAGGGGGAATAGGATTTGACTCAGATAAGCCCAATTTCTTTATCATCAACAAGGAAATTGTGCCATTAGATAAAAAGCTTTATCAGGAAGGAGTCAGATTAATGTCTATAGATCATCAAAGAGATCTTCCTAAGTCTAAGACTACAAATTATATTTTTCCAATAAGTAATAAGATTAGTATGGATAATAAATTTTTTGATCTTCTTTATTTTTCTAACGGTAAAGTCTTAGAGAGCTCCACCAGTAATTTTTTTATCTATAAGGATAATAAAATTATTACGGCCAAAGATGGTGTCTTATTCGGAACTACGAGGAATTTTGTAATCGATTTATTAAAGAATGACTATGAGGTAGAAGAAAGAGACATATCTATTGATGAATTAAAATTTGCCGAAGAAGCCTTTCTGACTGCTACCAACAAGGATATTCTTCCAGTGGTTGGAATTGATGACCGAAAAATAGGAAATGGTATGGTCGGAGAGAATAGTAAGATAATAATGGAATTATATAATAAAAAAGTTAAAGAATTTTAA
- a CDS encoding MFS transporter codes for MKRLNKVIVKLTTADFFLHSGWGLVAPIFAIFIVGNIEGGSIEMVGFIAATYWITKSTIQPFLANLLDMIKGEEDDFNFLVYGLYVSSLIPLGYFMATHVWHIFALEFFRGIAMACVVPAWHGIFTRHINKGWEAFSWSVQSTGLGFALGFAAAFGGIIATFLGFKTVFILVSILGLISATLILIIKNKTFPQEEKLTTD; via the coding sequence ATGAAAAGATTAAATAAAGTAATAGTAAAACTAACAACCGCCGATTTTTTTCTGCATTCAGGATGGGGGTTGGTGGCTCCCATTTTTGCAATATTTATAGTCGGTAACATAGAAGGGGGATCAATAGAGATGGTCGGCTTTATAGCGGCGACATACTGGATAACTAAGTCTACAATACAACCATTTTTAGCCAATCTTTTAGATATGATAAAGGGAGAGGAGGACGACTTTAACTTTTTAGTATATGGACTTTATGTCTCATCTCTTATTCCCTTGGGCTACTTTATGGCCACTCATGTTTGGCACATATTTGCTTTAGAGTTTTTTCGAGGTATTGCAATGGCTTGTGTCGTTCCTGCCTGGCATGGAATATTTACCAGACATATAAATAAGGGATGGGAAGCTTTCTCTTGGAGTGTTCAAAGTACCGGCCTAGGGTTTGCTTTAGGCTTTGCAGCTGCTTTCGGCGGTATAATAGCAACATTTCTTGGTTTTAAAACAGTGTTTATATTGGTCTCTATTCTAGGATTAATATCAGCAACATTAATCCTTATTATTAAAAACAAGACATTTCCTCAAGAAGAGAAATTGACAACTGATTAA
- a CDS encoding DUF1858 domain-containing protein codes for MEIKKEMKIGEVIRKYPKTVKVFIRYNLGCVSCPMAEPESIEEAAEVHGLNIDEFLMELNKVVSEK; via the coding sequence ATGGAGATAAAAAAAGAAATGAAAATAGGGGAAGTAATAAGGAAATACCCGAAAACAGTAAAAGTATTTATTAGGTATAATCTAGGTTGTGTTAGTTGCCCGATGGCAGAACCGGAAAGCATAGAAGAAGCAGCCGAAGTTCATGGCCTAAATATCGACGAATTTTTAATGGAACTCAATAAAGTTGTTTCTGAAAAATAA
- the ispG gene encoding flavodoxin-dependent (E)-4-hydroxy-3-methylbut-2-enyl-diphosphate synthase: MRRKSRAVRVGGLKVGGKNPILVQSMTNTDTKDVKATIDQIKRLQKAGCEIIRVSVPDKESALALKEIKKGIDMPLVADIHFDWQLALESIKNGADEIRINPGNIGDKEKVMAIAKSAKKNKIAIRVGINGGSLQRDILHKYKDKVTPEGLVESALRSIKLLEDCNFKDIIISIKSTDVLTTIKSHQLLAEKGDWPFHIGITEAGRARAGIVKSTLGIGGLLMSGLGDTVRVSLSGDPEEEVKVGWDILKSLKLREKGLSIISCPTCSRTKIPVEQIAKFLEDNSDEFEKEPIKIAVMGCIVNGLGEAKEADLAFVGIENGKASFFRKGKFVKNLDPNKIISFIKELISSDNLYKI; this comes from the coding sequence ATTAGAAGAAAATCAAGAGCAGTTAGAGTGGGAGGCTTAAAGGTTGGAGGCAAGAATCCCATACTGGTTCAGTCAATGACTAATACTGACACAAAAGACGTTAAAGCCACAATTGACCAAATAAAGAGGCTACAAAAAGCGGGGTGTGAAATTATAAGAGTATCTGTTCCTGATAAAGAATCGGCGCTAGCTTTAAAGGAGATTAAAAAGGGAATAGATATGCCTTTGGTAGCAGACATACATTTTGATTGGCAATTAGCCTTAGAGTCGATAAAGAATGGTGCTGATGAGATAAGAATCAATCCAGGTAACATCGGAGACAAGGAAAAAGTGATGGCTATAGCCAAATCAGCAAAAAAAAATAAAATAGCAATAAGAGTTGGTATAAACGGAGGATCACTACAGAGAGACATACTCCATAAATATAAAGATAAAGTGACTCCAGAGGGATTAGTAGAATCTGCCCTTCGTTCCATAAAGCTTTTAGAGGATTGTAATTTTAAAGACATAATTATTTCCATCAAATCAACAGATGTTTTAACAACTATAAAATCTCATCAACTTTTAGCAGAAAAGGGGGATTGGCCCTTTCACATTGGTATAACTGAAGCGGGGAGAGCTAGAGCCGGTATTGTTAAATCAACATTAGGTATAGGAGGTCTTCTTATGAGTGGATTAGGCGATACAGTACGCGTTTCATTGAGTGGTGACCCAGAAGAAGAGGTAAAAGTGGGTTGGGATATATTGAAAAGTTTAAAATTAAGAGAAAAAGGGCTTAGTATTATAAGTTGTCCTACTTGTAGCAGAACAAAAATACCAGTAGAACAAATAGCGAAATTCTTAGAAGATAATTCGGATGAATTTGAGAAAGAGCCAATTAAGATTGCAGTTATGGGATGTATTGTTAATGGATTAGGGGAAGCAAAAGAGGCTGATCTTGCTTTCGTTGGAATAGAAAACGGAAAAGCATCTTTTTTTAGAAAAGGTAAATTTGTTAAAAATTTAGATCCCAATAAAATTATTTCTTTTATAAAAGAATTAATAAGTTCAGATAATTTATATAAAATATAA
- the ispH gene encoding 4-hydroxy-3-methylbut-2-enyl diphosphate reductase, protein MKLIIAKNIGFCFGVKRAYTISLNTLERKKGSSCQMLGHLVHNENVIEKLSSQGIEFISSVDEAKEGIVIIRAHGEGDHVLERLKEKGVEIIDATCPLVKKAQNFARLLHKDGYNVVIIGDKGHAEVEAINGVINHKGLIIRDINETKHLPLDSSIGIVIQTTQDKKEISELIKELKEKFKSVKVCDTFCNSVMERQNEVRAISKEADLTIVIGSRRSANTQGLVKIVEDEGRPVYGVEGSYEIDGNWFSGANKVAIISGTSTPEWVIEDVIEKIKSIT, encoded by the coding sequence ATGAAGTTAATAATTGCAAAGAATATTGGTTTTTGCTTCGGAGTTAAGCGGGCTTATACTATAAGTTTAAACACTCTTGAAAGAAAAAAAGGCTCTTCTTGTCAAATGTTGGGGCATTTAGTTCATAACGAAAATGTAATAGAGAAGCTTTCTTCACAGGGGATAGAATTTATTTCTTCAGTAGATGAAGCAAAGGAGGGAATCGTTATTATAAGGGCACATGGAGAAGGAGACCATGTCTTAGAAAGACTAAAAGAAAAAGGTGTAGAAATAATTGATGCCACTTGCCCCCTTGTTAAAAAAGCTCAAAACTTTGCTAGATTGCTTCATAAAGATGGCTATAACGTTGTTATTATTGGTGATAAGGGACACGCAGAAGTTGAAGCTATTAATGGAGTTATAAATCATAAAGGATTAATTATTAGAGATATTAATGAAACTAAACACCTTCCTTTAGATTCTTCGATAGGAATAGTAATACAGACAACTCAAGACAAAAAGGAGATATCAGAATTAATTAAGGAGTTAAAAGAAAAATTTAAATCAGTAAAAGTTTGTGATACTTTTTGCAATTCAGTTATGGAAAGACAGAATGAGGTGAGAGCTATTTCAAAAGAGGCTGATTTAACCATAGTCATTGGTTCTCGTAGAAGCGCTAATACACAGGGATTAGTGAAGATTGTAGAAGACGAGGGGAGGCCGGTTTATGGTGTTGAAGGATCTTATGAAATTGACGGGAACTGGTTTTCTGGTGCTAATAAAGTAGCAATTATTAGCGGAACATCAACCCCAGAATGGGTCATTGAAGATGTAATTGAAAAAATTAAATCCATAACTTAA
- a CDS encoding GreA/GreB family elongation factor, producing the protein MERKFYLTKEGLEKIEKEYYALKKMKQAKVSDQDSIPEPMHSEELNLDYVHFQEDLAFLEVRIMELDQIIKNVNLIKPSLLKKKKTVDVGATVFVENKGKEDQFVIVDTIEADPFSGKISKESPIGKALIGKKEGDEVVIATDADTVYKVKKVNYLCS; encoded by the coding sequence ATGGAAAGAAAATTTTATCTTACCAAGGAAGGGCTGGAAAAAATAGAAAAGGAATATTATGCTTTAAAAAAGATGAAGCAAGCTAAGGTTAGTGATCAAGATAGTATTCCCGAACCTATGCATTCTGAAGAACTAAATCTAGACTATGTTCATTTTCAAGAAGATCTCGCATTTTTAGAGGTTAGAATTATGGAATTAGATCAAATTATTAAAAATGTAAATTTAATTAAACCATCCTTATTAAAGAAAAAGAAAACTGTTGATGTTGGAGCAACGGTTTTTGTAGAAAATAAAGGTAAAGAGGATCAGTTTGTTATCGTTGATACAATTGAGGCAGATCCATTTTCAGGTAAGATTTCAAAGGAATCACCTATCGGAAAAGCTCTAATAGGGAAGAAAGAAGGGGATGAGGTGGTGATAGCTACTGATGCGGACACTGTATATAAGGTGAAAAAAGTTAACTATCTTTGTTCTTAA
- a CDS encoding magnesium transporter, whose protein sequence is MIKFFKKKYPPESAGKKMVPNVPVCGIKNTVLEVKNMIFKKASELETFNYVYVTDKGKLVGVFSIQEVFKRPDKSVVETFMKTDVVSIKPYSDQEKVAILAIKHNLKAIPVVDKKGDLLGVVPSDTILDILHNEHVEDMLLSVGIREADGFSTKIEKASPRELAKMRLPWLTVGLFGGMVAAIITTFFKEPLSEHFILTAFIPLILYMAGALSAQTQTLYVRSLAIGRISQKDYFRREIKVGLLMGIVLSSLMFLVSFLMAGTLLTGLILAVSLFIITGFTILVTIVIVWVLFSKGKDPALGSGPFGTIVADISALVIYFIVATILLDLLL, encoded by the coding sequence ATGATTAAATTTTTCAAGAAAAAATACCCTCCTGAAAGTGCTGGAAAAAAAATGGTTCCCAATGTGCCAGTTTGCGGGATAAAAAACACGGTTCTAGAAGTAAAGAATATGATTTTCAAAAAAGCCTCTGAATTAGAGACTTTTAATTATGTTTATGTTACCGATAAGGGAAAATTAGTAGGAGTATTTTCAATTCAAGAAGTTTTCAAAAGACCAGATAAGTCAGTTGTTGAGACTTTTATGAAAACAGATGTGGTTAGCATTAAGCCATATTCAGATCAAGAAAAGGTTGCTATTTTAGCCATTAAGCACAATCTTAAAGCAATACCAGTCGTAGATAAGAAAGGTGACTTATTGGGGGTTGTTCCATCCGATACAATTTTAGATATTTTACATAATGAGCATGTTGAGGATATGTTATTATCCGTCGGTATTCGCGAGGCAGACGGCTTTTCTACTAAAATTGAAAAGGCTTCTCCTAGGGAGCTGGCTAAAATGAGATTGCCGTGGTTGACAGTAGGTCTTTTCGGGGGAATGGTAGCAGCCATAATTACCACATTCTTTAAAGAGCCTTTAAGTGAACACTTTATTTTAACAGCATTTATTCCATTAATACTTTATATGGCAGGAGCTTTAAGTGCACAAACTCAAACTCTTTATGTGAGAAGTCTTGCAATTGGTCGCATTTCTCAAAAAGATTATTTTAGAAGGGAAATCAAGGTGGGGTTATTAATGGGGATAGTTTTATCGTCACTTATGTTTTTGGTGTCTTTTCTGATGGCTGGGACGCTTCTGACCGGATTAATATTAGCAGTATCACTTTTCATAATAACCGGATTTACTATTTTAGTCACCATCGTTATTGTATGGGTTCTTTTTTCGAAAGGGAAAGACCCTGCTCTTGGATCCGGTCCTTTTGGTACTATTGTAGCAGACATTTCGGCTCTGGTAATTTATTTTATTGTTGCAACAATATTACTTGATTTGTTGCTTTAA
- a CDS encoding GNAT family N-acetyltransferase encodes MRDIPAQSIEAGSKISNLGQIITQESLQEEWKCNCIRCREIKEDYNPKEKLTIFRKDYLASGGTEIFLSFEDQKNKNIYSLLRLRINDKDPDINALKNVAIIREIHTYGQQVSIKNDGNNSPQHKGLGKALINKAEEIAHSEFGKKKIAVISATGTRNYYRKLGYRLKDTYMIKTISAS; translated from the coding sequence ATGAGGGATATTCCCGCCCAAAGCATTGAGGCCGGATCTAAAATATCAAATCTTGGACAAATAATTACTCAAGAATCACTCCAAGAAGAATGGAAATGCAATTGCATAAGATGTCGAGAAATAAAAGAAGATTATAATCCCAAAGAAAAATTAACTATATTTAGAAAAGATTATCTAGCTTCTGGTGGAACTGAAATATTTCTAAGCTTTGAGGATCAAAAAAATAAGAATATTTATAGTCTATTAAGGCTAAGGATTAATGACAAAGATCCAGATATTAATGCTCTAAAAAATGTAGCTATAATCAGAGAGATTCATACTTATGGACAACAAGTTAGCATAAAAAATGATGGAAATAATTCTCCTCAACATAAGGGACTTGGCAAAGCTTTGATAAATAAAGCTGAAGAAATTGCTCACAGTGAATTTGGTAAAAAAAAGATAGCGGTTATCTCCGCAACTGGAACAAGAAATTATTATAGAAAACTAGGATATAGGCTAAAGGATACTTATATGATTAAAACTATATCAGCTTCTTAA
- a CDS encoding M50 family metallopeptidase produces MNTVSFFVGMIFWITILVLTSFVLTSLWTKIFSGKTFQILMFPGIIIHELSHVLGCFLTGSKIEEVKFFSSKGGYVRHRKPKIPVIGMPIIGMFPVIGGIAFLFLLLNIFDFNFPETILFSGSLYKDFIELIRSSLFFIINHWGSWKFWLFLYLTVSVLICLIPSRQDLKNSLVGLIAIAVVLSLLINFNLFIEQVDIFINEYLTTSLIVGVFFGIIALIITVPIYLIKKLI; encoded by the coding sequence ATGAACACGGTCAGTTTTTTTGTTGGGATGATTTTCTGGATCACGATCCTTGTTTTGACTAGTTTTGTATTAACTAGTCTTTGGACTAAAATATTTTCAGGGAAAACGTTCCAGATTCTTATGTTCCCTGGAATTATTATTCATGAGCTATCCCATGTTTTGGGCTGTTTTTTGACCGGGTCAAAAATAGAAGAGGTTAAGTTCTTTTCATCAAAAGGGGGGTACGTTAGGCATAGAAAGCCAAAGATACCTGTAATCGGAATGCCGATTATCGGAATGTTTCCTGTAATAGGTGGAATTGCTTTCCTTTTTCTTTTATTAAATATTTTTGATTTTAATTTCCCAGAAACAATCCTTTTTTCCGGGTCTTTATATAAAGATTTTATTGAGCTAATCCGCTCGTCTCTTTTTTTTATTATTAATCATTGGGGTTCGTGGAAGTTTTGGCTCTTTCTTTATCTCACAGTTTCTGTGCTGATCTGCCTTATTCCTTCACGCCAAGATTTAAAAAATTCATTAGTTGGCTTAATAGCTATTGCAGTGGTTCTAAGTCTTTTGATTAATTTTAATCTATTTATTGAGCAGGTTGATATTTTTATCAATGAATATCTTACAACAAGTTTGATTGTCGGAGTTTTTTTTGGAATTATAGCGTTGATAATAACTGTTCCAATATATCTTATTAAGAAGCTGATATAG
- a CDS encoding leucyl aminopeptidase → MKIKLLASTNLSVTKEKILVFPFFSGETISSGNKELDKKISLFSDLYLKLDSGEFRIAFYDQGSFLFLNIGDRKNWKVKEFLLAIRKSVRIIKDNKILNASIFLDSLLPQEDIFSQIVENILLAEYDFSKYKKESGFTINNIEIITSRLLEAQKGIKRGTVIGESLNFARDLSNTPGGEMTPSLLATVAVKELSKLKNLRTEVFNLKKIKELKMGGILGVSQGSAEEPKMILVEYLGKKKDKKIDLAFIGKGLTFDSGGLNIKTGDSMLGMHMDMSGGASVLAAIRAIALLNLPINIMCFIPAVENMSSGNSYRPGDLLRAYNGKIIEVKNTDAEGRIILADALSFAVKKYKPELIIDVATLTGASVIALGNRAIAMFTNKDEMESDFRKIGDKSGDIVWPLPCWDEYQEEIASSFGDVANTGSNKGVGGAILAAMFLKNFIDGHPWIHLDIATTMTSIENQGMAKGATGTGVRYLIQFAQEFEEIKKGLK, encoded by the coding sequence ATGAAAATAAAACTCTTAGCATCAACTAATTTATCTGTAACTAAAGAAAAAATCTTAGTTTTTCCCTTTTTTTCCGGAGAAACTATTTCGTCAGGAAATAAAGAGTTAGATAAAAAGATATCATTATTTAGTGATCTTTACTTAAAGTTAGATAGTGGAGAATTTAGAATAGCCTTTTATGACCAAGGATCTTTTTTGTTTTTAAATATTGGAGATAGGAAGAATTGGAAAGTTAAAGAATTCTTGTTAGCTATAAGGAAATCAGTTCGAATAATTAAAGATAATAAAATACTTAACGCTTCTATATTTCTTGATAGCCTTCTTCCCCAAGAAGATATTTTTAGTCAGATAGTTGAAAATATATTATTAGCCGAGTATGATTTTAGCAAGTATAAGAAAGAATCCGGCTTTACTATAAATAACATTGAAATTATTACATCACGATTACTAGAAGCTCAAAAGGGAATTAAAAGGGGAACCGTTATTGGAGAATCACTTAATTTTGCCAGAGACTTGTCTAATACTCCTGGCGGAGAGATGACTCCCTCACTACTAGCGACTGTAGCAGTGAAAGAATTAAGTAAGTTAAAGAATTTAAGGACCGAAGTCTTTAATTTGAAGAAAATCAAAGAACTTAAGATGGGTGGAATATTGGGAGTTTCTCAAGGCAGTGCTGAAGAACCAAAAATGATATTAGTTGAATATTTAGGCAAGAAGAAGGATAAGAAGATTGATTTAGCTTTTATTGGTAAGGGATTAACCTTTGATAGCGGAGGGCTGAATATTAAAACAGGGGACTCAATGCTTGGTATGCATATGGATATGTCTGGTGGAGCATCAGTATTGGCAGCAATTAGAGCTATCGCGCTTCTTAATTTGCCTATTAATATTATGTGTTTCATTCCCGCTGTTGAAAATATGTCGTCCGGTAATTCCTACCGACCAGGCGATCTTTTACGGGCATATAATGGAAAAATAATTGAAGTTAAAAATACTGACGCAGAGGGTAGAATTATTTTGGCTGATGCTCTTTCTTTTGCCGTAAAGAAGTATAAGCCAGAATTAATTATTGATGTTGCTACTTTGACAGGCGCTTCAGTTATTGCCCTTGGAAACAGAGCAATAGCTATGTTTACTAATAAGGATGAAATGGAGAGCGACTTTAGAAAGATAGGGGATAAATCTGGAGATATTGTTTGGCCATTGCCATGTTGGGATGAATATCAGGAAGAAATAGCTAGTTCTTTTGGTGATGTTGCGAATACTGGATCTAATAAAGGTGTCGGAGGGGCAATTCTTGCGGCCATGTTTTTAAAGAATTTTATCGATGGCCATCCTTGGATTCATCTAGACATTGCTACTACAATGACTTCTATTGAAAATCAAGGAATGGCAAAGGGGGCGACGGGAACTGGAGTAAGGTACTTAATACAGTTTGCGCAAGAGTTTGAAGAAATTAAAAAAGGATTAAAATAA